From the Papaver somniferum cultivar HN1 chromosome 2, ASM357369v1, whole genome shotgun sequence genome, the window AACAAGAAAGCTTTCAAGGCTCAAGCGGTGTCTTTCGGCCCCTTCCACCATGGGGATGATCACTTGATTCCGATGGAGGAACACAAGCATAGAGCACTCCTCCAATTCGTTAAAAGATCAAATAAACCCATTGAGTCATACATGGACGCACTTCATCGGGTTGGTAAGAACCTCATAGACTCTTATGATTGGCTTGATGAAGCAACAAATAATGATTACCGAGATCAACACGGCAACTACACTGACAAGTTCTTGGAGCTCATGATGCTGGATGGCTCATTCATGCTCGAAATTTTACGAACAGCCACACGAATTATTGATGATTATGCTTCTAATGACCCAATCTTTAGTTATCATTGTAAACTAAACTTAATGCCTTATATTAGGAGAGATATGCTTCTGCTCCAAAACCAACTCCCAATGCTTCTTCTGGACACCTTACTCAATGTTGAAGATAGTGGAGCCGGAAATACTAATGGAGACCACGAACCGAAGGTACGTAATAGCGTCACTACAGTATATATTCCTCCAATTTTCTGGTATTCATTTGTAACTTCTAATTGATTTTACTACTCCTTGATAAACAGAACGAGGAGTACCTAAACAGTATCATAATTAGGTTCTTTACCCCAAACAGACCTACCCATATCGTTGGCAGATGTCGACATGTACTAGACGTATATAGGAAAAACCTTCTTCAAGAGCCACACAATAAACCTCATAAACCACATGGTCACGGACTTCACGGTAAAAATGGTCACAGTGAATACAGTTTTGATATCATCCGTTCAGCAAGGGAGCTTTACGAGGCTGGCATACATCTCCAGACTAGTAAGACCTTGAGTCTCAAAGACATCTCCTTTTCTGGTGGAGTTCTCCGACTACCGATGATTGTGGTGGATGACACAACTGAATCCACTTTTTTGAACCTAATGGCCTACGAAAGGTTCCATGATGGAGAAGGAAATGATGTTACTGCTTGCATCTTTTTCATGGCCAACATCATCGATTCGGCCAAAGATGTTACTCTCCTCCACTCTAAAGGGATACTACAGAATGCGCTTGGGAGTGACAAGGCAGCTGCGAAGCTGTTCGACGAGCTGTCCATGTATGTGGCACCTGATCCTGATAGTAGGCTAGGCAAGCTGCACCAGGAGGTGAATGATTATTGTGAGAGGAGGAGGAATAAATGGCGTGCTAACCTTATTCAAACCTACTTTAGGAGCCCGTGGACTATTATTTCTCTTGTCGCGGCTATTGTCCTAATGGCACTCACCTTTGCTCAGACAATATACACCTATATCCTTATTATCACCCTCGTGATgcaccacctcctcctccatcCAGACTTGGTTAGTAACCTTATTCTTTTTTAATTTCTTAAACCATATTTTTGTGTGTTTTTGTGTGTGAATTACCCAGTTATAATGAGCTTCTTGATCGATGTTTCATTTAAAGTTATCAGTTTTAGTTGGTGATTTGTGATTTGCTTGAGATATATTGAATGAATTGAATTgtattcttcttgttttttaaaATTCCGATGAAAGATATACTTGGTCCAGAGATCTAACACCAACTTGTGAATTCCATGCCTAAGCATAACTGCACATATGTGCTTGGTTTTTTTTGGGAAAGACGATTTATGGAAGAAAAAACACATTTCTATGGACTCATTTGCCCAAGGTAAAAACATACCAGCGCCATCAAAATCCAAGTGACGAGCTTCTATAAGCTCCTTCATGGTTGATGAACCATGGTAACAACATTGAAAATAGTAGGCACCATTTCACGTGAACTTTCAACTCCTCCTTGGAATAGCATACCGATGAAAAAGATAGTTGAGATACGAATTATTATTTTTGCTGCATTCAGGTTATCAAAACAAATTCTGGCACACAATTGGAATAACATAGACACAATTCGAATAACATGGGTTGCCAAGATTTAGTAAGTTTATATACATAAGTGATGGTGTAGCCCTGGTTAAAATGTACAATCGTCTGATTCACGATTCAGATGAGAAAAAAATACTACGAGGTGTACCTCTGAACTAACAGAATCATCATCAACTCGGTCAGTTCATTACAAGTCATGAGTTCACCTCTCTCGGGCGTGCTTCTACTTTGACCAAAGTTTTAGATTCATTCATACACTATATATGCACGTCGCTCTAACCAAATTTCACGATTTTACACTTCGACTCAGATTCACAAACATTGAAAGTGATATCAAACTGAGATATGGTAAGATTAATTAAGTTGAAAGAAGGGTTCTATTATTGAAAGATAATCAAAAGCAATTAGAATTACAGACTTCATATTAAGCTATAACTGTAACGTAACCAACTGATCACAAAGCCATTATTAGAATGCTTTCGATTACaacaagataaaaaagaaatcatATGAGCAGTGATATGATCTCATCAACTCCTTGCTTTATTTTGAAATTGTAGATAATAAGTAACTCGCAGATATCAAGAGACCCCTCCAAGTATTATCCATACCTTTTATTTAGTGATTGTacttataaatatatatatatatatatatatataagagcaGTAGCACATGTTGCTGCTGCAGCAGTAGTGGTGGTATACGTGCTTAACGTGTTGGCATATTATTTGGTGAACAAACGTTGGGGACATTTGTAAGTGAAATACAAGAACCGCTTGATGAATCTTGAGGTGGCATACAAGGAAGCTTCCTAATATCTGAAAGTGAAAGACAAGGCATTGCAGGTAGGCTACATGAAACGGAATCAACATTTGGGAGAGCTACACAGTCGGTAGAATATCCTTGTGCCATCGTTAAGCAATTAATGGAAGAAATCTTTTTCTTCGACAGACATGGGAAAGTTTCGGTAGGAGTTGGAATAGTAGCGGTACTGTTTGTTTCGGTAGGTGGAATTGTTTCaggagtagtagtagtagtagtggtaCTGTTGGTATCGGAAGTTGGAGTTGTATTAGGAGTAGCAGTACTACTATTGGTATCGGAAGTTGGAGTTGTATTAGGAGCACTAGTACTGTTTGTATCGGTTGTGGGAATTATAGGACAGCTCGTACCTGTAGTAGTAGTACTGTTTGTATCCGTGATAGGACAGCTTGTACCTGTAGTAGGAATAGTATCAGTAGTACTGTTTGTTTCAGTAGTAGGGCAACTTGCATCGATAGTAGTAGTGGCAGTATTACCTGAATCTTGAACTGCTTTCCCAAAATGAGAACGCGCTACCGCAATGTTGGTGGAGGAAAATGTTATGATGATCAGACACAAGACAGATGGAAATAGTTGCGAAGAACCCATGGTTATTTCGTTTAGGTTAGATAGAAAAAAGGGATTTGTGGGATGATGAGTTTTGGCTTCTTTAACACTTATTTATATAGGCAATtgcaatggtttaggatttaactATTGGACCTAGCTGTTGACATGTAAATGTTAAGGGACCATCTCTAATTACTGATTGATGTGCGAGCAATTTAAtaaatatgcacaaaaatgtaatagggattgttactggtgtagttaACTAATATTCATATCTATGCAATCTGTCAGTTCTATTTCTCATTTCTAACATACATCCAAGAAGATACTTAATGCCAATAATATTCAAGGTAAATTGACTATCTATCTAGCTAATGAACACTGTTTAATTGGGGGTCATGAAAAATAATTGGGGACCAGGTCacaatttatacccacaccaaaTATATGGGGCTTCTaaaatgatggtgaaataacTATTTTATCCTTGTCCAATATCTAATCCTAAAATCCTATTACTAATTGAGTGAGGCCCcaattttttttcaaacaaaattcttctttttgtcCTCCTCTCCCCTCTCTCCCTGGTCGTCCATTTTCTCCATTAATGAGTggaggagaatttttttttcttcaaacgactcatcgcgtaatcgtcgattaattttaatcgacgattaacttcttctacaaacatgGTTCGTACAAAGCAGACCGCTAGAAAGGCAAATCAAATATCTAATCTCGTCGATTCTGTTAATGCAGCGAAGGCGCATTCGCGACTGAGCAATAAATCAAATCAGCCGGAAAAATCAAATCATCCGGAAAGAAAATGGCTCCAATCAGAAGGTATGTCCACTAAACCCCCCAACTCTAACTTGGGtttgagtttaatttgatgttctactgaaaaattagggtttgaatcggaAAAATTAGATTCTCAGAACTCGAGTCGTTAATGACGAGGGTTGTTTGGTTCACGATTTTTCCTTTGCATGTTAGAATTTTGAGAAATCGTCAACCATTAGGGTGGCGGAGAAACGATCTCTGGTGTAGTTAAAATTTTCTAGGTTAGAATcgttaaccatttttttttcttaacgatttttgatctGCACGTGAAGTTcatcaaaaatcgttaaccattagtAATATGTGAAAACGACTCTAGTGTGGTTGTGTGCTAGATTCTTTAGACGACCATTTTTATTCATCAACGACTCTATGATATGCCAAACCATATCTCTGTCCCAAATAATGAAGAGTCGTGCACATAAATTATACTGGTTAACGATTCTCGTTTGATGATTAAATTAGGAAGTTAACGAGTCAGTAACAAACATATGTAGCTCCTCTGTCAAAAAATTGGAAGGCTCGTTAAGGAATCACGCTTCAATCGTCAAGCATAAATTGAGAATCGTTAACAAAGTACATGTAGTCGTTTGTATTTCTAAGGGTCGTTTCTTTTGATACTTTTTTCTGACGACCGTTTGATATTTTGTTGTCTTTGGCCTATAGTAGCAAGAATAAAAAAGAGAAGCTTTCCATGGTAACTCCTCCATCCAGACCTCCCCGCAACAGAAAATACCTAAATGTCGGTCTATTTTGAGGAAAAACACCGAGTGAGGTAGTCTTACTTATCCGCGAACCCAGAGACCCATGTGATGATTCGTCAGAATTTTCATGTTCATCCTCTCATGTTTTATCTGCAACTGGaagcgaagaagaagaagtctCAAAACATGCGAAATTCCTTTAGGAGGTGAATATGTTGCttatgaggatgatgatgatggtaatggcgGTGATGATGGGAATGGTGGTAATCGTGGAAATGAGGAGGCAGATATTGAGGAAGAGGAGGATGAAGGTGATGATGATGGATGAGGATGAGGATGGAAATGGTGGTGCTAGCGGTGATGAAGAGAGggatgaggatgatggtaatgatggAAATGGTAAGGAAAGAACTGATGGTagtgtggtgatgatgatgaggaggaggaggagattcaGGAGGATGAGGAGGTTGAGGCGCAACCACATCCACAACCACAACCTAAGAAGAAAGTTCCAAATGCACCCAGCGCGCGACACATTCCACCCACGCGTTTGCAGCTTACTCGTCTTAGCAATGGAAAAGACGGAGGTGAACCTAAAGACGGCggcaaagttctatttggatatgATAGCTCGTGGGCCCGTACCATCAACGAGACAATTGTAACATTCTCAACTTTGTTTTTCATATAATTTGTTGATATTTAATTTcttatattttaattttatttgtttgtctttcgtaggatcataagaatgccACGCGTCTTTTTAGACACCAATCTTCTTATGCAAAGATGGAAAAATGGCCCCTAAaaggtgaatgtgcaagagtGAAATTATGGGGATTCATCTTTTAATAGAGTCATCAATCTGCTAAAATGACAATTGACGACTCTTTCCTAACAAAAAATGTAAAACAAGGGTCGTCAACATGTAAAATTTAACAATACCGACACTTTAAGAAAAGTTGACGACTCTCCATGTAAACTAACGACTCTTGAAAAATATATACACCATTCTGCTCGGTTTCCTTCTAGAGTCGATCGATTATATATGGCAAacttgttagagcgttgctcggtcgaactcgcatgtgttgctatctcaagcatgtttggcaatgttagtgatcaaaactataagtcttgatcatcatggaaatcatcatgcaagacgaaggactactcaaggaactggtggatcttcatcgactaaaaggtatgtggagacttgaacttatctgtcactcaaaagtctatctactctatctcctactcttgagacaaaaatcgtattgatatataaactttcattatacacattttctatttcgagccgagtataactcgcatatctatttctagaaatatgtgttagtaagctttcgctttagccaaattcatctttacctagtgacgaatgtcatgttatgtttcaatcactttggaaattgctctgacgtaaaatggtctgtgaataactgctatataacgtcctctgagaatgtttcaatgattgaaatgagagtttagattacataaccatctgtagggtataagcattgttgtggaaatacatatatgtataagtccttattccttgaaccaaagtttgcgaactttgttgatcaagagaaacggaatgtggcgtgagccaagtccgcgaactgccggaagttctcgatccgagaatttctgttggagtttgtgaacttaagtccgcgaacccagtccgcgaacttgaccaggttatatctaaaatcggttgttcttgaactcatctttacataaactaaggaatgcttttgcaaaccgtggctataaagttcatgaaccgatttgagtgaatcaaaccatttttgcttcgattgtttcttgtgtagtcacataagatctaagcaattgaacaactctctaacttgttcatttgagtcagttggactagttatggtgaagaagaatatggtggatatgaaagtgatcatatggctaaccatttggttaactattgttgaaccaacatatgttaatgtttgggaacggcgacataaacccaaaattggacatttcatttgtgtataacaagctaagttttcaatccaacgattgagaaatattagcttgaatctaatcaggttttcatctaacggtgaatattgaatgctttgttatcaatctaacattgattgcaaatcctaatttaaaagactatataagggagaactttagcaagtgggaaacctaatccccacaccttacgtgtgatactagttgcatagctagagtcgattctcctttaacctttggtttcttcttctaaaccaggttaacgacttaaagacttcattgggattgtaaagccagaccgatactacttttcttgtagttgtgtgatatgatcttgctgtttttatcgttACGAGtatgattgtaataattggctcgagatttatatctctaataggcaagatagaaaagtaatcacaaacacttcatctcatcgtttgtcattccacaatatcttttttcgctgcgtcgattaagattattgtgaggttattgataatactaggttgttcttcgggaatataagtccggtttatcaattggttcctgttcaccttgatttatcaaaatacggaacaaaaactcgtaggtatatctgtgggagaaggatttatctattaccgtagacttttctgtgtgatacaaatttttttattaagtcttcgactttgggtcgtagcaactcttagttgtgggtgagatcagctaagggaatcaagtacgtagcatcctgctggactaggtcccgggatttttctgcatttgcggtttcctcgttaacaaaattctggtgtctgtattatttcttttccgaattatatttgtttatgtaattgaaatatcacaggttgtgcgttgttcaatcaattagaatatccgaccttttggttgttcatttaaattgattgacacttggatattggtctttggtaccatccaagttatctctctttgataaagacttgcagacttctatttgcttgagtaaagatcaaatcgagagattgagatataaactctttgatatactttttatctagattgagtctgactgtctagttgattctctagaaagtatatttaagtttgtccatacagattgctaatcgaattgttgggtatggttgttgtacccccgctttttcaaaacctGACGACGGATGATATAGAGTCCTAGAGTCGTTTAGTTGTAAACTTAATATATTAACAACTCATGATAGTATTTGCATTTATTGGAGAATTGAACTCCACCAAATGTGGTTGAGGTAGTTAGGTCTTTCaattctataaatagagacctataCCTCACCTCTTCCTTACCAAAACCATAATTATAAACCTTCACATTCATTCTCATTCATTTATCGTCCAAGAGCAAAAAGTAGAGGAAACACCATGACTACTCCAAACACTTCCAAAGAGAATTGCGCCATTCTGAGATCTTGGCTGACAGTCAAAAACCAATTTGAAGATCTAGAAAAAGACATTGATCAAATATCGGATTATTGGTGGAACCGTGTATTCATCGTTTTGTGGCATTAGACGGAAATTGtaactcaaggtctttgaaactcGTCAAGGAACGGTTCGAGGAGATAAAATTGGAATGTGATGCTTTCAAAAGAGAAATGAAGTCCGTAAGGGAAGCCATTCCCAATATGTTGGGTGATATAAGAGTAAGTATTTAAACAAGAGGTAAAATTTATCAAAAGCTTTGAACAATACTAACTaagtttttgttttgtgttttcagTTGGTGAAGGCGTATGCGCGATATGAGGTGCTTCGTGGGAAAAATTTTGAGTTCGACcattgctactttatcttggaaggcactatgtATAATTACGCCATTTATGGTTAAGTGTATAAGTGCACCGttattatctattgtatttcatttccttcaatgcaacgctatgcaagatgtatgccttttacgattcaatgaaatgattctatgaaatcaGAAATTATAAGATTTCTTTATTTCATATTCATACGATGATCTTTACGAGAGCTTTGATGTAATGGGCTTGCAAGAGAATCTTTGGAGGGGCATATATGCATACGGTAAATCTTCTCATTAGCTTTATTAGTTCTTCTGGTTTGTCCAGTGGCGGAGCAAGAAAAATGTTTAACACTGCAAAACAGAAGGCCTTTTGGGACGGCCATAAAACGTTCCAAGAggacaaaaaaccgtcccaagaggtattagggacggtttatgtaccgtcccctgttccatcgtcactaatactatttggccatgttttctttttgggacggacatattttagccttgatttaaatattttatgactattagggACGGTCAGGTCATCAAcgtcccaaatatccttctttagggacggttttttcaaaacAGCCGTCCCTATAAGCTACTTGTTTTGTTGTGTAAGGGGTGCTAAAAATATTTTTGTACAAATATGTGGACTAAATTCAAAATTTCAGGAagactaaataaaaaatataagatAAATGCAAGGATTTTTTTATTGACTTTCTTGATTTTAGGGGGCTAGAACcggggttagtcaacccttggatcCGCCCCTGGGTTTGTCAGATAAGGGACTTGAAATGAGCAATTGTAGCACTGCATACGGTCGAAACCATATATCAATCTACAATAAACTTTGCTGCTCACTGCTTACATTTCTAGTAAAATTTAACAATTAGTATATATGTTATCCTAGCTGCAGCATGACTAATTTTATTGGATCATAATTAGGCATGGAATTCACTCGCATGCATATATTAGGCATGCAGAGTACGTAAGCGTCATTTGTGCATCTCAACTCAAGGCTTATTAGTTTTTCTTTATTGAAGGTTCTCGGAAGCCCTCGGCTGTTCAACAAAGGGGAATTGTTCCCTTCTTCCAGGGGCTTGATGCAATCGAACTTGCACAAAATGGAAGAGTCTTGCATGTCGAAGAATTATTGGGTTTGCCAACTGAAAAAACCCAAAGCAGTATTGTAAAGTATGAGGTCTCCCATTCATCT encodes:
- the LOC113350513 gene encoding uncharacterized protein PB18E9.04c-like; translated protein: MGSSQLFPSVLCLIIITFSSTNIAVARSHFGKAVQDSGTSCPITDTNSTTTTGTSCPIIPTTDTNSTSAPNTTPTSDTNSSTATPNTTPTSDTNSTTTTTTTPETIPPTETNSTATIPTPTETFPCLSKKKISSINCLTMAQGYSTDCVALPNVDSVSCSLPAMPCLSLSDIRKLPCMPPQDSSSGSCISLTNVPNVCSPNNMPTR